Genomic DNA from Acidisoma sp. PAMC 29798:
CGCTCGTAGAGCTGGCTATCCGTCATGACGCGGGCCCCGATCTTCGTGGCGGGAGATTACGCTACTCCGCCGGCGGTGTCGCCGGCTTCGCGTCCTTCACCACCTTGGGCGGCAGGACGATGGCGAGCGACAGCTCGCGCAGCCGCTGCAACGTCACTTCGGCGGGTGCGCCCATCATCAGATCCTCGCCGCCCTGGCTGAGCGGGAACAGGATGACCTCGCGGATATTCGGCTCGTCGGCCAGCAGCATGACCATGCGGTCGATGCCCGGCGCCGAACCGCCATGCGGCGGCGCGCCATAACGGAAGGCCTGCAACATGCCACCGAACCGCGCCTCGACCTCGGAGGCCGGATAGCCCGCGATCTCGAAAGCCCGCAGCATGATGTCCGGCCGATGGTTGCGGATAGCGCCGGAGGACAGCTCGATGCCGTTGCAGACGATGTCATATTGATAGGCATTGATGGTCAGCGGGTCCTGGCTGTTCAGCGCCTCCAACCCGCCCTGCGGCATGGAGAAGGGGTTGTGGCTGAAGTCGATCAGCCCCGTTTCCTCGTTCAGCTCATACATCGGGAAGTCGGTGATCCAGCAGAAACGGAAAGCGTTCTGCTCGATGAGGCCGAGATCGGTGCCGAGCTTGGTGCGCACCGCGCCCGCGAATTTTGGCGTGGTGTCCGGCGTGCCGGCGGCGAAGAACACCGCATCCCCTGGCGTGAGGCCGCAGGCCTCGGCGATGGCGGCGGCCCGCTCGGGCTCCAAGTTGCGGGCGATGGGCCCCTTCGGCCCTTCGGCGTCCCAGGTGATGTAACCGAGGCCGCTGGCGCCCTCGGCGCGCGCCCATTCATTGAGCTTGTCGAAGAAGGAACGCGGATTGCCGCCCGCGCCCGGCGCCGGAATGGCGCGCACGATGCCGCCGCTGGCGGCGATGCGGGAAAACAACCCGAAGCCCGAACCCGCGAAATGCGCCGTCACATCCGTGATGCGGAGCGGGTTGCGAAGGTCCGGCTTGTCCGAGCCGTAGTCGAGCAGCGCCGTGGCATAGGGAATGCGCGGAAACGGCGTGGCCGTGACAGCGCGGCCACGGCCGAACTCCTCGAAGACGCCCGCCATCACCGGCTCCAGCGTCGCGAAGACGTCTTCCTGCGTCACGAAGCTCATTTCAAAGTCGAGCTGATAGAATTCGCCCGGCGAGCGATCGGCACGTGCGGCTTCATCGCGGAAGCAGGGCGCAATTTGGAAATAGCGATCGAAGCCTGCGACCATGCAGAGCTGCTTGAACTGCTGCGGCGCCTGCGGCAGGGCGTAGAACTTGCCCGGATGGTTGCGCGCCGGCACCAGGAAGTCCCGCGCGCCTTCGGGCGAGGAGGCCGTCAGGATCGGCGTCTGGAATTCCACGAAGCCTTGATCGACCATGCGCTTGCGGATGGAGGCAATCACCCCGGCGCGCAGCAGCATGTTCTTATGGACGCGGTCCCGCCGCAGATCGAGGAAGCGGTATTTCAGCCGCAGCTCATCGGGATAGTTCTGGTCGCCAGCGACCTGGATGGGCAGCACGTCGGCAGCGGACTGCACTTCCAGCGCGCGGACGCGGAGTTCGATCCCGCCTGTCGGAAGGCGCGGATTGATGGTCGCGGCGTCGCGCGGAACGACTTCCCCGGTGACGGTCATGACGCTTTCGACGCGGAGCGCGTCCGCCGCCGCAAAGGCTTCCGACCCCGCCGGAAAGACGCATTGCGTCATCCCGAAATGGTCGCGCAGGTCGATGAACAGCAGCCCGCCATGGTCGCGCTTGCTATGAATCCAGCCGGAAAGTCGCGCGGTCGCGCCGGCATCGGACGGGCGCAGCGCGCCGCAGGTGTGGGAGCGGTAGGGGTGCATGGAGCTATCCTGGAAATCGAGCGCGAAGGGCCGGCACACAAGGCCGCACCCCCACGCCTGTCAAGCTTTGCGCAATTGTATCACGGTATAGCGAGGTTGCGCCGGTGGCCGGCGCCCCCATCTACCGACCTTATCCAGACGCTTCAGCGGGGCATGATCCATGGCACAATTCGGCAGAAGCATGCGGGAAGGCTTGCCCTATCCTTTGGGCGCGACGTGGACGGGGCTTGGCGTCAACTTCGCCCTGTTCTCGTCCAATGCCACGAAGGTCGAACTCTGCCTGTTCGATGACAATGGTGAGAAAGAGATCGATCGCATTACGCTCCCGGAATATACCAATGAGGTCTTCCATGGCTTCATCCCCGACCTACGCCCCGGCACCTTCTATGGCTATCGCGTTCACGGCCCTTACGAGCCGGAAGCCGGCCACCGCTTCAATCCCAACAAGCTGGTGCTGGACCCCTATGCCAAGGCGGTGGTCGGCGAGCTGACCTGGGACCACGCCCTGTTCGGCTATACCATCGGCCATGCCGATGCCGATCTGTCCTATGACGAGCGTGACAGCGCCCCCTTCATGCCGCGCTGCCGCGTCATCGACCCCGCCTTCACCTGGGGCCAGGACCGGCCGCCGGCCGTGCCTTGGGAACGCACCGTGCTGTACGAGGCGCATGTCCGAGGCCTGACCAAGCTTCACCCTGAGGTCCCGCCAGAGACCCGTGGCACCTTCCGTGGCCTCGCCTCCCAGCCGATGATCAGCCATTACAAGCGTCTGGGCGTGACCACGGTCGAAATCCTGCCGATCCATCGCTTCGTCGATGACAGCTATCTGGTCGATCGCGACCTCACGAATTACTGGGGCTACAATACCCTGTGCTTCTTCGCGCCCGCCCGGCGTTATGCCCAAAACCCCGACACGGCCTATTCCGAGTTCAAGGAAATGGTGGCGCGCCTGCATGATTCCGGCATCGAGCTGGTTCTGGACGTGGTCTATAACCACACCGCCGAAGGCAACGAACTTGGGCCGACTCTGTCGTTCAAGGGCATCGACAATGCCGCCTATTACCGCCTGCTGCCGGGCCAGCCGCGCTATTACATCAACGACACCGGCACCGGAAACACGGTCAATCTCAGCCATCCGCGCACCATTCGCCTGGTGATGGACAGCCTGCGCTACTGGACGACCGAGATGCATGTCGATGGCTTCCGATTCGACCTCGGCACCATCCTGGCGCGCGAGCCGCATGGCTTCGATGAGCAGAGCGGCTTCCTCAAGGCCGTGGAACAGGACCCGGTTTTGAGCGCCGTGAAACTGATCGCCGAGCCATGGGATTGCGGTCCAGGCGGTTATCAGGTCGGCGGCTTCCCGCCGGGCTGGGCCGAGTGGAACGACAAATACCGCGACACCGTGCGCGGCTACTGGAAGGGCGATGACGGCAAGATGGCGCCCCTCGCCTCCCGCATCACGGGTTCGGCCGATGTTTTCGGCCATCGCGGTCGCAAGCCCTGGGCCTCCGTCAATTTCCTCACAGCGCATGACGGTTTCACGCTCAACGACACCGTCAGCTACAATGACAAGCACAACGAGGCGAATGGTGAGGACAATAATGACGGCCATTCCAACAATCTCAGTTGGAACATGGGCGTCGAAGGCCCGACGGACGATGTCCTGATCGAGGGCCAGCGCATTCGCCAGATGAAGAACATGCTGGCGACGCTGCTGCTGTCCAAGGGCACGCCGATGATCCTGGCCGGCGATGAATTCGCGCGCACCCAGCAGGGCAATAACAATGCCTATTGCCAGGACAACGAGATCAGCTGGGTGAATTGGGATATCGGCGAAAAGGGGGAGTCGCTGCTGCGCTTCACCGCTCGCCTCACCGCGCTGCGGCGTCGTTTCCCCCTCCTCCAGCGCGGCCGGTTCCTGAACGCCGAATGGAACGAGGAGCTTGGCCTCAAGGACGTCACCTGGCTCGCGCCGGACGCGACGGAGATGGCGGACGAGCAATGGGGCGAGGGCTATGCGCGCTGCATGGGCGTGCTGCTTGACGGTCGCGCCCAGGCGACCGGTATTGTCCAGCGCGGCACGGACGCCACGCTGCTGCTGATCCTGAACGCCCATCACGACGTGGTGGAGTTCTCACTGCCCGAGGTCGTGGGTGGCCGGGAATGGCGGTTGCTGATCGACACCAACATGGACGCGGACGACGGCGAGGCGACGTTCGGCTTCGATCATGTCTATGCCGTCACGGCCCGGTCCCTGTTGCTGTTCGAATTGGTGCTGGACCCCAGCTACGGCAGCGTGCGGACTAAGCGCCGCGCGGTCCATGTCATGCCTCAGCCGGTGGCACCGGCGCCCCAACCAGCGCCCGAGCCCGACGCCGAGGACGAGATGGAGACCGAGGAGGCCTAAGGCCGCGCGTTTCCGCCCTACGACGTTGAGGCCGTAGGGCGGAAAAGCGCAGCGTCTTCCGCCATCTCCATCAAGCAGCAGGCTTCCGCCCGTCAGACCGGCCCTATACAAGCGTCGGATGCCGCGTCAGCCCCAGTCCGAGTTCCCCTCCCCCGTTTTCATCACAGAAACCGCCGATCTTGAGGCGTTGTGCGCACGCCTGCGCATGGAGCCTTTCGTCACGATCGATACCGAATTCATTCGGGAACGAACCTATTGGCCGGAGCTTTGCGTCGTTCAGCTCGGTGGCGTGGGGGATGTGGCCGTCATCGATGCCCAGGCCGAAGGGATCGACCTCGCATCCCTCGGTGCGCTTCTGGCCGATCCCTCAGTGGTCAAGGTCTTCCACGCCGCGCGCCAGGACGTGGAGATTTTTCTGCTGATGTTCGGCGCCACGCCGGTGCCGATCTTCGATACGCAGGTTGCCGCCATGGTCGCGGGCTTCGGCGACCAGGTCGGCTACGATGCCCTGGTCTCGGCGCTTACAGGGGCCCAGATCGACAAGTCGCATCGCTTCAGTGACTGGTCGGCGCGCCCGCTCTCCGCCTCTCAGCTTGCCTATGCGGCAGCCGACGTGACCCATCTTCGCAGCGTCTACAAAAAGCTGCTGGAGCGTCTCACGCAGGATGGCCGGATCGATTGGGTGGAGGAGGAAATGGCGGCCCTGACCAACCCCGGCCTTTACCAGGCCGATCCGGAGGCGATGTGGCTACGCTTGAAGCTCCGCCCGAGCGGGCGGCGGCAGGCAGGTCTGCTGCGGGCCATAGCTGCCTGGCGGGAGCGTGAGGCCCAGCGCGTCAACATCCCGCGTGGACGCCTTGTCAAGGACGAGGCTATTCCAGAAATCGCCGCCTTGGCGCCAGACAGCGTCGAGGGGCTGACCCGTGCGCGTGGCGTCACGCGTGGCTTCGCGGAAGGCAAGAGCGGCCTTTCCCTCCTCGCGGCTATCGCGGCGGCCAAGGCGCTGCCGGAGAATGAGCTGCCCGAACTGGCGCCGCGAGAAAGGGACGGTCCACGTCCGTCACCCGCCCTGCTCGCGCTGCTGCGTGTGCTTCTCGCCGCGAAGAGCGAGGAGCATGGCGTGGCGCCGCGCCTGCTGGCGTCCTCCGATGATCTCGACCGTCTGGCGACGGAAGACACGCCCAGCGTTCCGGCAACGCAAGGGTGGCGTCGTCGCATGTTCGGTGAGGATGCGATGGCGCTCAAGGAAGGTCGGATTGCCTTGGCAACACGCGGTAAGCGCATCCGCCTGGTGCAGCTCGGAGCAAACGACACCGCCGAAGACGCAGCCTGACGTCGATCCGAACGCGACCGCGCATCAAGAGGCGATGGGATCGTCTGCCATTGATTGATCATCGCGTTTGATCGCCGCTGTGTCGGCTGTTTTACGGCCGCTTCGTTTTGATGGTGAGCCACCGTTGCCCAGCGTCGGTATCGCTTTGCGCTCGTTGCGCTCAGCCTCGGTCTGGATGGCTTCCAATCTCTCGGAGGCCTCTTCGGCCAAGCGACGGTAGTCCTTGTTCTTGATTCGAAGATTGGCGTTGGCGCGCTCAAGTTTTTCGATCCTGGCGCGCAATTCTTCTTTGCTTGAGGGCGACAGCTTCGCTGTCGGAAGTGTCGCGCTGCTCATACGCCCCGAAGGCCGTTTACGCGCCTTCGCCGTCCCAATCGTCGCACGGGCCATCTCGGTTCCTCTTCATCGAGCCATATCGGGCGGCGGAGAAATCCGCCGCCGTCGCATATGCGCAATCCAGAGGTGTTGGTCGAGTGCAACAAACCAGGAAGTGACCTGGTTAGATCGCCCGAGCGGCTCTGCCGCTGCGAGAGACGCCCCTTGTTGGGGCCTGGATGTGCGGAAGAAACATCGCCAACAGGCCTATCATAGGGAGAAACGAACAGAGGCGATAGGTAAAAACAATGCCGTAATGGTCTGCGATGACCCCAACCGCTGCCGCGCCCAACCCGCCCATGCCAAAAGCGAGGCCAAAAAAGAGGCCGGAGATCATGCCCACGCGCCCGGGAACCAACTCCTGCGCATAGACAATCATCGCCGGCATGGCTGAAGACAGCACAAATCCGATGATCACCGACAGCACCGCCGTCATGGGCAAGCCCATGTAAGGAAGCGCTAAAGTGAAGGGCAGGACACCAAGAATCGAAATCCAGATGACGAGTTTGCGGCCCACGCGATCACCGATGGGCCCACCCAGAACCGTGCCGACCGCCGCCGCCGCCAGAAAAAGAAACAGAAAAAGCTGAGCGCTCTGAACGGATACGCCGAAATGATGAATCAAATAAAAAGTATAATAACTCGTAATGCTTGCGAGATAAAAAAACTTTGAGAAAACCAGCGCGATTAAGATCACCATCGTCATGATCACTTTTCCGCGAGGCAGGGGCTCATGGGCATGAAGGGTCGCGGAAACACGCCGTGGTTTTGCGAGCCTTTGGCGATACCACTCCCCGACTCCACCCAGGATGACCATGCCGAGCAAGGCGATGAGGGTGAACCACAGGATGCTGCGTTGGCCGTGCGGCACGACGACGAAGGCTGCGAGCAAAGGCCCCATGGCACTGCCGGCATTGCCGCCGACCTGAAAGACCGATTGGGCAAGACCGTGACGCCCGCCCGAGGAAAGGCGCGCGACGCGCGAGGACTCTGGATGGAAGATCGAGGATCCGACACCGATCATCGCGGCCGCGACCAGAAGCATGATGAAGCTGTCCGCCCGTGACAGCATCGCCAGGCCAATGAGGGTGAACCCCATTCCCGCCGCCAGGGAAAAGGGCAGCGGCCGCTTATCCGAATACATGCCCACCAAAGGCTGAAGCAGCGAGGCCGTCACCTGGAAGACGCAGGTGAGCAGACCGATCTGGCCGAAGTTCAGGCGGAACTGGGTCTTCAGCACGGGATAGATGGCCGGCAGCACGGATTGCAGGGTGTCGTTCACGAAATGCGAAAAGCTGATCGCGATCAGGACCGCGAAGACGATCCCTTCGGGACCCACAGCCGGAACCGCTGCCTGGTTTGTCCTGGCGCTCATTCTTGGTTCTCCCGTTCAGGCCGCCCGGCCGACGCCGGACACGCATTCCATCAAACCCTTACTGCCTGGGGCGATTTGGCAGTATTGCCCGTCACGCATGGAAACCCCGCTCGTCGTCATCGCCGGCCGACCGAATGTCGGCAAAAGCAGTCTCTTCAACCGCCTCGTTGGGCGGCGTCAGGCGTTGGTCGCAGATCAGCCCGGCCTCACGCGCGACCGTCAGGAGGCAACCTGCGTCCTCGGGGGACGCCAGGTGCGGATCGCCGATACCGCCGGGTTGGAGGAAGCGCCGCCGGACAGCTTGTCCGGCCGTATGCGAGCTGGTGCCGCGACCACGCTGGAACAAGCCGACCTCATTCTGTTTGTGGTCGATGCGCGTGCCGGCATCTTGCCGCCCGATGCGCATTTCGGCGCCTGGCTCCGTCGGCTGGGGCGCCCGGTGCTTCTGGTCGCCAACAAGACCGAGGGCCGCGTCGGCTACAATAACGCCCTCGATGCCTATTCCCTGGGCCTGGGTGAGCCGCTTTCGGTTTCGGCCGAACATGGCGAGGGTCTCAGCCATCTGATGAGCACCATCGCCGAGATGTTGCCGCAGCCGACGGACGCCGATTTGCGTGCCGAAGCAGAGGCGGAAGGCGACGAGGCCGAGGAACAGGTCAAGCCGCTTCGTCTGGTCATTCTCGGGCGACCCAATGCCGGCAAATCCACGCTGGTGAACCGCCTGATCGGGCAGGACCGGATGCTGACCGGCCCCGAGCCCGGCATTACCCGGGATGCGATTACCCTGCCGATGCGCGACACCGATGGGCGCGAGTTCCAGCTGGTGGATACCGCCGGCCTGCGCCGCCGCGCCCGGGTGCAGGACGATGTCGAGAAGCTGTCCACCGGCGCCAGCATCAATGCGATGCGCTTCGCGGAAGTCGTGGTTCTGACCGTCGATGCCGTGGACGGTCTGCATGACCAGGATCTGCAAATCGCACGTCTGGTCGAGAAGGAAGGCCGCGCCCTGGTGGTGGTCCTCAACAAGTGGGACGCGGTCGAAGACCGCGATGCGACGCGCAAAGAGGTGTCGGATCGGCTGGAACGCAGCCTCGCCCAGCTCAAGGGCATTCCCGTCGTCACCTTAAGTGCGATGACCGGCGCCAATATCCAGAAGCTGCTGCCCGCCGTGCGGAAGGTTCATGACACCTGGAACAAGCGGATCGCCACATCAGCCCTCAATCGCTGGTTCGCGGATGCCATCGCCCGCCATCCGCCACCGAACATCCAGGGCCGCCGGCTCAAGCTGCGCTACGTGACGCAGGCGAACGCCCGGCCGCCGACCTTCATCGTGTTCGGCACCCGCGCCGAGGCGACGCCCGAGGATTATCGCCGTTACCTGATCAATGAGCTGCGGGAGGTCTTCGACTTGCCGGGAACGCCCATCCGTCTGGATTTCCGTGGCACCGTTAATCCCTTCGCGGAAAAGGATTAATCGACTTCAACTGAGACGAAGGCTTCGCTTGACGCGGCTTCGGATGACACCCTAGAAGACCCATGTTGCTGATTTGTTCCGAAATTCGATCCGACATCGAAGCGCCGCTGGCATTTCGTTCTGGTCGGGGGAACAAACTGAGGTTCGAAGAAGTCGTGGGGTTCATCCATGTTAACGCGCAAACAGCATGAGCTGCTGATATTCATCGACCGCCATCTCAGGTCATCGGGCTATTCGCCGAGCTTTGACGAGATGAAGGAGGCGCTCAATCTGCGCTCGAAATCCGGCATCCATCGCCTGATCTCGGCTTTGGAAGAGCGCGGTTTCCTCAGCCGCCGCCACCATCAGGCGCGCGCCCTTGAAGTGCTGCGCATGCCTGGCGAACCGGCGCCGGTGGCGGCCCTTGCACAGGCCAATACGGATGCACCGCGGCGACCTGACGCAGTGGCGACGGGTTTCGCGCCCACCGTCATTCAGGGGGACTTCTCGCCGCGCCTGAAGGGCGTGCGCGCCCCACCAGAGGCAGGTGCCGTCCAGCTGCCGCTCTATGGGCGGATCGCGGCCGGCCTGCCGATCGAGGCGATGCATGACATCTCCACCCATATCGAAGTCCCGGTGGCCCTGCTGGGTGCGGGCGAGCACTACGCCCTTGAAGTGGCAGGTGACTCGATGGTCGATGCCGGCATTCAGGACGGCGACACCGTCATCATCCGGCGGGTTGAAGCGGCCGAGAACGGCCAGATCGTCGTCGCTCTCGTCGATGAGGAAGAGGTAACGCTGAAGCGCCTGCGGCGTCGGGGTAATTCGATCGCCCTGGAGCCGGCCAACCCCCGCCACGAAAGCCGCATTTTCCCTGCGGAACGGGTTCGTATCCAGGGGCGCCTCGTCGCGCTGATGCGACGATATTAGGTGAGGCTTGTTGAAGGCGGCAGTTCCGCCATGTTATGGGTCTTATAGGACAGGAGTTTCGGTCATGCTCAGCCCGATTGGCGTCATCTAGGTTTCGCGGCGTGAAGGTGGGTCATCATGTCGATCGCCCTCTTCAAATACCTCGATAAACCCCACCTTTATCTCGATAATCTCCGCAATATCGCCACGGTATTGGGCTCGCTGCTCATTCCGGTCGCGATCAGCGTGTCGTCCCGATCCCGCGAACGAAAAAGGGCGACACTCGATCTTCTTCGCCGCTTCACCTCGGACAAGATCATCACGGACCGGCTGCGGTCGCTCTACCAATATCGCCGGTTCGAAGAAGCAGAGGCGGGTGCCATTAATCCGTTTGCCTCTGATAGCGAGCTGATTATCGAATCGATCCTGATGCTGAATTTCTGTGACACGGTTTGCATCGAAGTGAAGGCCGGCCTGATCGACCGCCGGATGCTCTACCGGACACTTGGCCCCACGCTCATCGGCGCACGACAAACGATCATGACCCGATTGGAGACCAAGTTCGGCATGAAACTCGGCCAAGCCTATGAGGATTTGGAGCGATTGGTCGGTCAAGCAGAAACCTACCAGAGACGAAAGGGCCTGGGATTCGTGACGCGCATCCCACGGTCAATGCGGCCGTCTTCGCCTACCTGAACTTCCCGGCCCAGGCGGCGCAGACCGCGTCATCCGCCGTATCGGAGGGTTCCGACCGCGCCGGGGTCAGTACCAATTTGTCACCCTCCACCGCCACGTAGAACAGCGTAACGTCGCCCACGGCGTCCAGCGCCTCTCGGGGCAAGGTGATTTGATTTCTGGATGACAACTTTACGATCATAGAACCGAGTTGGGGCGTGACTTGCCCTTTACAACGGAAAGCGCGACACGCCCCCACACACTGCAACCACGCCTCGCGGAGCCACGACCATGGCCGGCCATAGCCAATTCAAGAACATCATGCATCGCAAGGGCGCGCAGGATGCGCGACGTGCGCGGCAATTCGCCAAGCTTATCCGGGAGATCACGGTCTCAGCCCGCAGCGGGCTCCCTGACCCCGCATCCAATCCGCGGTTGCGCTCGGCCGTCCTCGCGGCGCGGAAAGAAAATATGCCCAAGGACACCGTCGACCGCGCCATCAAGAAGGCGGCCGGCGGTTCGGCGGGCGAGGACTATCTGGAGGTTCGCTACGAGGGCTACGGCCCGCATGGCGTGGCCGTCATCGTTGAGGCATTGACCGACAATCGCAACCGCACCGCGTCAGATGTGCGCGCCGCCTTCAACAAGCATGGCGGTGCCCTGGGCGAGACCAATGCCGTCAGCTTCATGTTCGACCGGCTGGCCGTGATCCGCTACCCGGCGGCGGTCGCGAGTGCTGACGACATGCTGGAAGCCGGCATCGAAGCCGGCGCCGAGAATGTCGAAAGCACCGCCGAGATGCATGAAATTACCGGCATGCCGGACAGCCTGCTGGGCATGCAGGAGGCGTTGGAAGCGCGGTTCGGCCAGGCGGAGCTCGCCAAGCTCGACTGGCGGCCGCGCACGACGATACCCGTGGACGAGGACGCCGCGACATCGGTGCTGAAACTCCTCGACGTGCTCGACGAATCAGACGACGTACAGAACGTGTATGCGAATTTCGACCTTCCCGAGTCCCTGATGCAGAAACTCTCGGCTTGATCCGGATCATCGGCATCGACCCCGGCCTGCGCGTCACCGGTTGGGGCGTGGTGGAATCCGATGGCAATCGTCTGCGCCATGTCGCGGAC
This window encodes:
- a CDS encoding MFS transporter, with the protein product MSARTNQAAVPAVGPEGIVFAVLIAISFSHFVNDTLQSVLPAIYPVLKTQFRLNFGQIGLLTCVFQVTASLLQPLVGMYSDKRPLPFSLAAGMGFTLIGLAMLSRADSFIMLLVAAAMIGVGSSIFHPESSRVARLSSGGRHGLAQSVFQVGGNAGSAMGPLLAAFVVVPHGQRSILWFTLIALLGMVILGGVGEWYRQRLAKPRRVSATLHAHEPLPRGKVIMTMVILIALVFSKFFYLASITSYYTFYLIHHFGVSVQSAQLFLFLFLAAAAVGTVLGGPIGDRVGRKLVIWISILGVLPFTLALPYMGLPMTAVLSVIIGFVLSSAMPAMIVYAQELVPGRVGMISGLFFGLAFGMGGLGAAAVGVIADHYGIVFTYRLCSFLPMIGLLAMFLPHIQAPTRGVSRSGRAARAI
- the aspS gene encoding aspartate--tRNA ligase: MHPYRSHTCGALRPSDAGATARLSGWIHSKRDHGGLLFIDLRDHFGMTQCVFPAGSEAFAAADALRVESVMTVTGEVVPRDAATINPRLPTGGIELRVRALEVQSAADVLPIQVAGDQNYPDELRLKYRFLDLRRDRVHKNMLLRAGVIASIRKRMVDQGFVEFQTPILTASSPEGARDFLVPARNHPGKFYALPQAPQQFKQLCMVAGFDRYFQIAPCFRDEAARADRSPGEFYQLDFEMSFVTQEDVFATLEPVMAGVFEEFGRGRAVTATPFPRIPYATALLDYGSDKPDLRNPLRITDVTAHFAGSGFGLFSRIAASGGIVRAIPAPGAGGNPRSFFDKLNEWARAEGASGLGYITWDAEGPKGPIARNLEPERAAAIAEACGLTPGDAVFFAAGTPDTTPKFAGAVRTKLGTDLGLIEQNAFRFCWITDFPMYELNEETGLIDFSHNPFSMPQGGLEALNSQDPLTINAYQYDIVCNGIELSSGAIRNHRPDIMLRAFEIAGYPASEVEARFGGMLQAFRYGAPPHGGSAPGIDRMVMLLADEPNIREVILFPLSQGGEDLMMGAPAEVTLQRLRELSLAIVLPPKVVKDAKPATPPAE
- the glgX gene encoding glycogen debranching protein GlgX, producing MAQFGRSMREGLPYPLGATWTGLGVNFALFSSNATKVELCLFDDNGEKEIDRITLPEYTNEVFHGFIPDLRPGTFYGYRVHGPYEPEAGHRFNPNKLVLDPYAKAVVGELTWDHALFGYTIGHADADLSYDERDSAPFMPRCRVIDPAFTWGQDRPPAVPWERTVLYEAHVRGLTKLHPEVPPETRGTFRGLASQPMISHYKRLGVTTVEILPIHRFVDDSYLVDRDLTNYWGYNTLCFFAPARRYAQNPDTAYSEFKEMVARLHDSGIELVLDVVYNHTAEGNELGPTLSFKGIDNAAYYRLLPGQPRYYINDTGTGNTVNLSHPRTIRLVMDSLRYWTTEMHVDGFRFDLGTILAREPHGFDEQSGFLKAVEQDPVLSAVKLIAEPWDCGPGGYQVGGFPPGWAEWNDKYRDTVRGYWKGDDGKMAPLASRITGSADVFGHRGRKPWASVNFLTAHDGFTLNDTVSYNDKHNEANGEDNNDGHSNNLSWNMGVEGPTDDVLIEGQRIRQMKNMLATLLLSKGTPMILAGDEFARTQQGNNNAYCQDNEISWVNWDIGEKGESLLRFTARLTALRRRFPLLQRGRFLNAEWNEELGLKDVTWLAPDATEMADEQWGEGYARCMGVLLDGRAQATGIVQRGTDATLLLILNAHHDVVEFSLPEVVGGREWRLLIDTNMDADDGEATFGFDHVYAVTARSLLLFELVLDPSYGSVRTKRRAVHVMPQPVAPAPQPAPEPDAEDEMETEEA
- a CDS encoding YebC/PmpR family DNA-binding transcriptional regulator, with translation MAGHSQFKNIMHRKGAQDARRARQFAKLIREITVSARSGLPDPASNPRLRSAVLAARKENMPKDTVDRAIKKAAGGSAGEDYLEVRYEGYGPHGVAVIVEALTDNRNRTASDVRAAFNKHGGALGETNAVSFMFDRLAVIRYPAAVASADDMLEAGIEAGAENVESTAEMHEITGMPDSLLGMQEALEARFGQAELAKLDWRPRTTIPVDEDAATSVLKLLDVLDESDDVQNVYANFDLPESLMQKLSA
- the lexA gene encoding transcriptional repressor LexA; the encoded protein is MLTRKQHELLIFIDRHLRSSGYSPSFDEMKEALNLRSKSGIHRLISALEERGFLSRRHHQARALEVLRMPGEPAPVAALAQANTDAPRRPDAVATGFAPTVIQGDFSPRLKGVRAPPEAGAVQLPLYGRIAAGLPIEAMHDISTHIEVPVALLGAGEHYALEVAGDSMVDAGIQDGDTVIIRRVEAAENGQIVVALVDEEEVTLKRLRRRGNSIALEPANPRHESRIFPAERVRIQGRLVALMRRY
- a CDS encoding AbrB/MazE/SpoVT family DNA-binding domain-containing protein; translation: MSSRNQITLPREALDAVGDVTLFYVAVEGDKLVLTPARSEPSDTADDAVCAAWAGKFR
- the der gene encoding ribosome biogenesis GTPase Der, translating into METPLVVIAGRPNVGKSSLFNRLVGRRQALVADQPGLTRDRQEATCVLGGRQVRIADTAGLEEAPPDSLSGRMRAGAATTLEQADLILFVVDARAGILPPDAHFGAWLRRLGRPVLLVANKTEGRVGYNNALDAYSLGLGEPLSVSAEHGEGLSHLMSTIAEMLPQPTDADLRAEAEAEGDEAEEQVKPLRLVILGRPNAGKSTLVNRLIGQDRMLTGPEPGITRDAITLPMRDTDGREFQLVDTAGLRRRARVQDDVEKLSTGASINAMRFAEVVVLTVDAVDGLHDQDLQIARLVEKEGRALVVVLNKWDAVEDRDATRKEVSDRLERSLAQLKGIPVVTLSAMTGANIQKLLPAVRKVHDTWNKRIATSALNRWFADAIARHPPPNIQGRRLKLRYVTQANARPPTFIVFGTRAEATPEDYRRYLINELREVFDLPGTPIRLDFRGTVNPFAEKD
- a CDS encoding DUF4760 domain-containing protein, with translation MSIALFKYLDKPHLYLDNLRNIATVLGSLLIPVAISVSSRSRERKRATLDLLRRFTSDKIITDRLRSLYQYRRFEEAEAGAINPFASDSELIIESILMLNFCDTVCIEVKAGLIDRRMLYRTLGPTLIGARQTIMTRLETKFGMKLGQAYEDLERLVGQAETYQRRKGLGFVTRIPRSMRPSSPT
- the rnd gene encoding ribonuclease D: MPRQPQSEFPSPVFITETADLEALCARLRMEPFVTIDTEFIRERTYWPELCVVQLGGVGDVAVIDAQAEGIDLASLGALLADPSVVKVFHAARQDVEIFLLMFGATPVPIFDTQVAAMVAGFGDQVGYDALVSALTGAQIDKSHRFSDWSARPLSASQLAYAAADVTHLRSVYKKLLERLTQDGRIDWVEEEMAALTNPGLYQADPEAMWLRLKLRPSGRRQAGLLRAIAAWREREAQRVNIPRGRLVKDEAIPEIAALAPDSVEGLTRARGVTRGFAEGKSGLSLLAAIAAAKALPENELPELAPRERDGPRPSPALLALLRVLLAAKSEEHGVAPRLLASSDDLDRLATEDTPSVPATQGWRRRMFGEDAMALKEGRIALATRGKRIRLVQLGANDTAEDAA